One segment of Procambarus clarkii isolate CNS0578487 chromosome 1, FALCON_Pclarkii_2.0, whole genome shotgun sequence DNA contains the following:
- the LOC123751537 gene encoding uncharacterized protein, which produces MGRGRGQASTPRGHLRSPRRQSRLPRRHSKSPKGQRSTSRGKPITSQGKVSISPDKLSISPDELSISQGKVSISPDELDTSPDKLSISPGKLDTSPDKLDTSPSKLSTLPGKLSTSPDNPNYKTHDNSKQFHDIVRTVHCRYYLKEVKRDRMVPETYTRCPDGGGQRKGWYGLLFRAETDSRTSDRYGNFTYTINFNTFVDEFMSNETYKIYRRDPVENEAASLNRLLIASPDDGDIIRGYHPYDQGSEGGPWYQADGINYWRNPATNDQPEDETLEFLIKFSKEDVVRLTTSASLAEGVCAHDPQNSNTAATSACVKYKNPEKPARSHWCPSPWSLERAAIINRRLETIRGNRYQNAALFIMLNTMPKVLNKVRVRRRRFQLNELREDLLQVIREVGIRPQRSEEVNRRKGEILRVMERCIQRGIAEIRTELGIGEEERTQLARDQLSQVIAIVERWMFNIINAL; this is translated from the exons ATGGGCCGAGGGAGAGGGCAAGCCAGCACCCCGCGGGGTCACCTTAGGTCACCAAGACGGCAATCTAGGTTGCCTAGGAGGCATTCTAAGTCCCCGAAGGGTCAACGCAGCACCTCACGAGGTAAACCAATCACCTCGCAGGGTAAAGTCAGCATCTCACCGGATAAACTCAGCATCTCGCCGGATGAACTCAGCATCTCGCAAGGTAAAGTCAGCATCTCGCCGGATGAACTCGACACCTCGCCGGATAAACTCAGCATCTCGCCGGGTAAACTCGACACCTCGCCGGATAAACTCGACACCTCACCGAGTAAACTCAGCACCTTGCCGGGTAAACTCAGCACCTCGCCGGATAATCCCAACTACAAAACACAT GACAACTCTAAGCAGTTCCACGACATCGTTAGAACTGTTCACTGTCGCTATTACCTGAAGGAGGTGAAGCGTGACAGAATGGTGCCGGAGACCTACACGAGGTGTCCTGATGGTGGTGGCCAGAGGAAGGGTTGGTACGGGCTGTTGTTCCGGGCGGAGACGGACTCGCGAACCAGTGACAGGTACGGCAATTTCACCTACACCATCAACTTCAATACCTTTGTTGACGAATTTATGAGTAATGAGACATACAAGATTTACCGCAGAGATCCGGTTGAGAACGAGGCAGCGTCTCTAAACAGACTCTTGATAGCTAGTCCAGATGATGGAGACATCATCAGAGGCTATCACCCCTACGACCAGGGGTCAGAAGGAGGCCCTTGGTACCAAGCCGACGGTATAAACTATTGGCGCAATCCCGCAACAAACGACCAACCCGAGGATGAGACTCTAGAGTTCCTCATTAAATTTTCAAAAGAAGACGTAGTGAGGCTGACTACGTCAGCTTCTCTAGCCGAGGGAGTGTGCGCCCACGACCCCCAGAACAGCAACACAGCCGCCACCAGCGCCTGTGTCAAGtacaagaacccagagaaacccGCGCGTTCTCACTGGTGTCCATCACCCTGGAGTTTAGAGAGAGCAGCCATCATAAACAGGAGACTGGAAACAATTAGAGGAAACAGATATCAAAATGCTGCTCTGTTCATTATGCTGAACACGATGCCAAAAGTACTGAACAAGGTCCGCGTCAGACGAAGGAGATTTCAGCTCAACGAACTGCGGGAGGATCTCCTGCAGGTAATACGGGAAGTTGGGATCAGGCCTCAACGTTCAGAGGAAGTTAATAGGAGGAAAGGTGAAATACTGAGAGTAATGGAACGTTGCATACAGCGTGGGATAGCTGAGATAAGGACGGAACTGGGAATAGGAGAGGAAGAAAGAACACAACTGGCCCGTGACCAATTATCCCAAGTGATAGCCATCGTGGAGCGCTGGATGTTCAACATCATAAACGCTCTGTAA